Part of the Nerophis ophidion isolate RoL-2023_Sa linkage group LG11, RoL_Noph_v1.0, whole genome shotgun sequence genome is shown below.
GTCACAAATTCCGCATCCAAGAAAGGGAAACAACTGGTGTTTGATCCTGTGGTGGAAGAAAAGATTCAGTCTATACCACTACCACCAACCACCAACAAATTGCCTGTTCCTAATAGTGTCAAGTCTCAGCCTGTGTCCCCTGCCCTTTCGTCTTCCTCAGAGGAAAAGCGGGACGTAAGTGAGGATGAGAAAGTGGAAAGTGGGGAGCCAATGGACAGAAAAATCAAGGAGGAGAAAGATGACACGGGTGAAAAAGTTGAGGCAGATGCCACATCATATAAATATCTGAGAGAAGAAGATCTGGAAGAAACTCCTAAAGAAGGTCTAGATATTCTTAAATCCCTTGAAAATACAGTTTTAAGTGCCATTAGCAAGGCCCAGACAGGCACTCCAACATGGGGTGGATATCCTAGCATTCATGCGGCTTACCAGCTCCATGGTGCTTTAAAAAGCTCTGCTACTCTTCTGCCCCCCACAATCCAGAGTGTCCAGATGCAACCAATGTTTAACAGTGGGATTCGAAACCTTGTGAGTGACCCCAGTTCAGTCATCCACTCACCTCGGAGCCCCTCATCCCCCACTCCCCTAAGAAGTAACGTCACtgctatggaggagctggtcgaGAAAGTGACGGGTAAAACTGCCACTGTAAAGAAAGAGAAAGAGGAGAAGGTGGTGAGTGCGGAGCGAAGCCGGCCTCCATCATTAGTAAAATCTCCCTCACCGGCCCTGAGAGAGCAGCGAGATCAACTGGTCTCTCCAAGTGATCTCACTGGCAGTAAACCATCTGGTATGAGGAGTACCAGCCCAGGCAGTGAAGATTCTGAGTTTATTTGCAAGAAGGAGCCTAAAGAAAGTATTGTGGATGTCCATAATAACAATTCAAGGAATGGCCCCGAGACATGTCAGTCTCCAGTAACTAACGGCAACAGTCTCGGCATCATCACTGATCACTCACCAGGAAGTCCTTTTATCAACCCCCTCAGTGCACTCCAGTCAATCATGAACACACACCTGGGTAAGGCCTCGAAAACTGTATGCCCAGCTGCAGACCCACTTTCTATGCTGTACAAAATCAGTACTAGCATGATGGATAAACCGGCCTTCAACACACCAACTCAGGGCAAAACCGCTGAGCCCATCAACCACTATCCTTTGTATGAAACCAACGACCAACCTATGGACTTGAGTAAACACAAGTCTTACACTAACAGTCACAATAACAACAGCAGTAGTGTGGCGAAAACTCTTGTAAATGGTAACAAACCTCTCATTACCCTCGCTGACACAGTTTCTTCCCCCCTGAGAGAGAATGCTCTAATGGACATCTCTGATATGGTAAAGAACCTCACCGGGAGACTTACTCCCAAATCCTCAACTCCTTCTTCTATCTCAGAGAAGTCAGACGCTGATGGCAGCGCATTTGAAGATGCTCTGGAGGATCTTTCCCCAGTGCAGAAGAGAAAAGGGAGACAGTCCAACTGGAATCCCCAGCACCTCCTTATCCTGCAGGCCCAGTTTGCCTCTAGCTTGCGAGAGACCTCTGAAGGACGCTATGCCATGACCGACCTGGGCCCTCAGGAAAGAGTCCACATCTGTAAGTTCACAGGCCTCTCAATGACTACCATATCCCACTGGCTAGCTAACGTCAAGTACCAGCTGAGACGGACTGGGGGCACCAAGTTTCTCAAGAACATGGACTCATGCCAGCCTGTGTTCCTCTGTGGTGACTGTGCTTCCCAGTTCAGGACTCCCTCCTCCTACATCAGCCACCTTGAGTCTCACCTGGGCTTTAGTTTGAAGGACCTGTCCAAACTGTCAACTGAGCACCTACGGGAGCAGCAGGCTGCCTCAAAGGTGATCACGGACAAAATGACATTCAGCAGTCCTCTGTCAGCCTTGACCACGTCAGAGGACGACATTGGCTCCGTGTACCAGTGCAGACTTTGCAATCGGACATTCGTCAGCAAACACGCAGTCAAGCTGCACCTCAGTAAGACCCACGGGAAGTCTCCCGAGGACCACCTGGTGTTTGTCACAGCTTTGGAGAAACTGGAGAAACTAGACAAAATGGAAACTGTTTAAGGAGGGTCTCAGTGATTGACAGCTATGGAACTGACTAAAATTTCATTGCACTAAAACAACATTGTTCACCGTTACTGCACTGGGCCGAACTGAGCcaacagaaagaaaaaaaaatgaaataagtaAAAAGAAATGTTCCGTTGTGATTAATGCCTGACTGGACCATGttgatttgttgttgttttttgtttgtttgttttgccaaaccttttttacacttattttgtaatatatttatATGCTATATGTCCGATCTGTGCATGTATTTTAGTGACGCAAGGTTGAAATGATTTTAATATTCCTCATTGCAAAAATACAACTACTGTGTCAATGGTAAAAGCGAAAATGCATTGGAAGTATGGAAATTTGTAAAATACTTGATATGAAGAAGAGGAGAATTAAATGTATACACCAAAATAATTAAAGAATACCCCTGAAAGACTGAAGTAGCACCTTAGATATTTGAATTTTTGCATTTGTAAAAAGTACATGTCTTTATAACGTCCTGCATTTGAGATTGATACCTTCCCCCGATCACATTGGGTtcatttttgttgaaatgttttttggaGAAGAATGGCTTGCTCATTATGTATAAAAAAGATTATATGAACATTTGGAACAACTGAATTGCTGCTTCAAATGAGTCAAAAGTGGCCATTGTATGCAAGTTTgctcaaaaaaacaacttttgttgtGAGGTATCACCTATTGTCACATTTCATTGCTGTTTTGTTCAACTCttcagtttttttattaattgtattttttttaatttttatttttttaaccggtgTTGCTTTCAGCTGTAAAGAGAACAGTTGTAAATGATTACCAGTGAAATGTCAGAACTCCCATTAGCCATATCTCATTTAAAATGGACTCGGCAGTCTTTGTATCTTAAGGTGTGCGCATTCTCTAACTTTTATATTGTCATTTTACGTactaaaatgattaaaaaaaaaaacaacaaaaacaaacaaagaacagaTTGTGTACATAGATATATGCTCTAGAGCTAcaaaatgtctttttttaaagaaaatacaaaTTTAGCTTCTTTGGCTTGGTTTACAGAAATGATTTTAATTGTACGTGCATCCAATTTGATGCATGGAATGGTGTGGAAAATAAATAAGCGATGCACAATGACTATACATTTCAATGTTTTATCAACATTATTGTAAAAGAAACAACAAAGAAACATTTTTAGCGCAGATTAGATTGTTTCTTTTCCTTTCTCAATTGTAAAATAAACCCCAAAGCAGTTGTTAACAGTCATGCATTTGTGGTTGTGTATTCATTTGTCATAATGAAGCATCACGTTTCATATGTATAAGACACTCTGGAGCATCATCGTTGCTGCAAATTAAAGGAATGACGCTAAAAACTGCTAGCccggtgtaatacattttttcattttttttttttttagattttaactTCCCTCCTGACTCGTACTATTTGTGTTATAAACCGAATCTGCTTTGCTCTTTTCAAAGCTAGAGAAAATCAACTGGTGTGAGACAGCTGCAGCATACCACTATTGATTATGATAATGTTTAAGATGACAGGAATGATAAGAGCCTGTAAGAGTGCCTATTGTGCAGTAAGAAACCCATGCTCTGCTTGTGACTGGCCCTTGGAGGGCATGCTCTAAAGGGCCAGTGTTATATTAATTAATGACAGCAGTGTACTCTAACCAGTGATCACATCAGAAGGGTGTCTGTTCTGCTTGATGTAGTCTCCTGACACTATAAAAAATAAACTCAaggttttttttcagtttttttttttttatcacacacaGAATACATGCTGCCTCTTTGCTTACTCTGCTCAGTTGACTGTTATGTGTTTTCATGACATGGACACAATTCACACTAAATAAACATAGGTGAGACAAGCCgttatcattaaaggggaacattatcacaatttcaaaagggttaaaaacaataaaaatcagttcccagtggcttgttttatttttcaaagtttttttcaaaattttacatctcccggaatatccctaaaaaaatctttaaagtgcttgattttcgctatttgcgatgcgactgtccatttccctgtgacgttatACAGTGCTgctaatacaaacaaacaatggcgaatagcacagcaagatatagcgacattagctcggattcagactcggatttcagcggcttaagctattcaacagattacgcatgtattaaaacggatggttggagtatggaggcagatagcaaaaacgaaattgaagaagaaactgtagctattgagcgaacagctgttgacgctattcggccatagcatgggtgtacctaatgaagtggcccagagcatggctgccttattagcatcgccggtaaaatgtgcggaccaaacgatcaggacttccgcatcttgtgacactggagcaacttaaatccgtcgattggtaagtgtttgtttcgcattaattgtgggtatctagtttcaaatgtacatacagcttgcataaatagcatgttagcatcgattagcgtagcatgttagcatcgattagctggcagtcacgttgcgaccaaatatgtctgattagcacataagtcaacatcaacagaactcacctttgtgattttgttgacttaatcgttgcaaatgcatctgcaggttatccatacatctctgtgccatgtctgccttagcatcgccggtaaaatgtgcagacactctggcacattcaatgggggtctggcggcagacactttcgcatctttgggccagttgtgcaacttgaatccctccctgttagtgttgttacaccctccgacaacacaccgatgaggcatgatgtctccaaggttccaaaaaatagtcgaaaaaacggaaaataacagagctgagacccggtgtttgtaatgtgaaaatgaaaatggcgggtgtattacctcggtgacgtcacgttcagaggtcatcgctacaagaccgataagcagaaaggcgtttaattcgccaaaattcacccatttagagttcggaaatcggttaaaaaaatacatggtcttttttctgcaccatcaaggtatatattgacgtttacataggtctggtgataatgttcccctttaacattaatTGTTACAGTTCCTTAACACAATCTGCCAAGGACCATGTTACAATTCACACATGAATGATGCAAAAAAGGCAAATTTGGTTTGTTTTCACAAAGCGTCATGAATAGAAGCATTTTTATTCCAGATGTGATTTAAGTTGGACTTTTGACACAGGTGAAATATAACGTCACATTATTGAACTAACTCGGGTCGGCAACCAAAATTGTTGAAAGAGACATATTGGACCACAAAAACGAAAAAGTAATCTGTCCGgggccgcaaaaaaattaaaagccttatataagttaagttaaagttaaagtgccaatgattgtcacacacacactaggtgtggcgaaattcttctctgcattcgacccatcacccttaatctccccctgtgaggtgaggggagcagtgggcagcagcagtgccgcgcccgggaatcatttatggggatttaacccccaattccaacccttgatgctgaatgccaagcagggaggcaatgggtcccatttttatagtctttggtatgactcggccggggtttgaactcacaacctaccgatctcagggcggacactctaaccactaggaagtgttatattgaaggcatcacgtgatgtaagtgtctatattagcaatattagccGACTATCAGAATAACTATGGGtcacaggc
Proteins encoded:
- the tshz1 gene encoding teashirt homolog 1, whose amino-acid sequence is MPRRKQQEPRRSAAYMPEDELKAPAHDDEEHLQDDGLSLDGQDTEFLCNEEEEDVGGQPPSYRDSPLSNGTNPDAGYGSPLSDASDRLTDFKSPSSRDGQEKEGATLPYTPNNGLSFQDSLAQMKAVYANLISDASWSSITMDIMKSKSAAAGSVSTVLTNSEAASTAPVSTNTTTTTNKSNGINMINNHHNGRSSSATVNHTGTTTVNTNSTAASTVNSHTATSSNGSNSAGANNGSGVAYDWHQAALAKTLQQTPYHLLPEPSLFSTVQLYRQNNKLYGSVFTGASKFRCKDCSAAYDTLVGLTVHMNETGHYRDDNKDKEEDHGKRWSKPRKRSLMEMEGKEDAQKVLKCMYCGHSFESLQDLSVHMIKTKHYQKVPLKEPVPALATKLVPTATKKRAIHDAIISPCSPDSIHTGGSGGTVSLGDASKDPKAAANPYVTANNRYGYQNGASYTWQFEARKAQILKCMECGSSHDTLQQLTAHMMVTGHFLKVTNSASKKGKQLVFDPVVEEKIQSIPLPPTTNKLPVPNSVKSQPVSPALSSSSEEKRDVSEDEKVESGEPMDRKIKEEKDDTGEKVEADATSYKYLREEDLEETPKEGLDILKSLENTVLSAISKAQTGTPTWGGYPSIHAAYQLHGALKSSATLLPPTIQSVQMQPMFNSGIRNLVSDPSSVIHSPRSPSSPTPLRSNVTAMEELVEKVTGKTATVKKEKEEKVVSAERSRPPSLVKSPSPALREQRDQLVSPSDLTGSKPSGMRSTSPGSEDSEFICKKEPKESIVDVHNNNSRNGPETCQSPVTNGNSLGIITDHSPGSPFINPLSALQSIMNTHLGKASKTVCPAADPLSMLYKISTSMMDKPAFNTPTQGKTAEPINHYPLYETNDQPMDLSKHKSYTNSHNNNSSSVAKTLVNGNKPLITLADTVSSPLRENALMDISDMVKNLTGRLTPKSSTPSSISEKSDADGSAFEDALEDLSPVQKRKGRQSNWNPQHLLILQAQFASSLRETSEGRYAMTDLGPQERVHICKFTGLSMTTISHWLANVKYQLRRTGGTKFLKNMDSCQPVFLCGDCASQFRTPSSYISHLESHLGFSLKDLSKLSTEHLREQQAASKVITDKMTFSSPLSALTTSEDDIGSVYQCRLCNRTFVSKHAVKLHLSKTHGKSPEDHLVFVTALEKLEKLDKMETV